A window from candidate division KSB1 bacterium encodes these proteins:
- the genX gene encoding EF-P lysine aminoacylase GenX — protein MGNRKINSAIHNPNSALNYYPSKFKKTCSIADVSKYNKDHELFLCGRLLELNDLEKRGILSDESGEIDLQFKENQTNIGEGDIVQASGYLDSKNIFLVGSFTKLVPGQVSKVNKEERSHSRWRELLNNRHQQEILRFRSAFLHTSRDFFLQQGFVEMDAATLVPAAGMEPHIEPFTTHLKKPEGELKQFYLHTSPEFAMKKMLVAGFEKIFFLGHVFRNNENTEIHSPEFTMLEWYRAYEDYTTLMDDCKELVYFLKNRLKPEWSHLWRSDDLLARDWQIRSLTTIMMSKCGLDLRRIKEKDQEELLKSIRKNGIFDGDKSWPIDDLFFLLYINLVEPELGKDLPIIIKDYPLWMASMAKRKEDDPDFVERFELYIDGIELANGFTELNDPDEQLERLRKEQKQRQVMKRSQVPIDLDFIESLKAGMPPAAGIALGLDRLMMVCCGLNEIKELLTYSF, from the coding sequence TGGCCGGTTGCTCGAATTAAACGATTTGGAGAAGCGGGGTATCCTTAGTGATGAAAGCGGTGAAATCGACTTACAGTTCAAGGAAAATCAGACTAATATTGGTGAGGGCGATATTGTGCAGGCTTCCGGTTATTTGGATTCCAAAAATATTTTCCTTGTTGGTTCTTTTACTAAACTGGTTCCCGGTCAAGTTTCAAAAGTTAATAAAGAAGAGCGTAGTCATTCCCGATGGCGGGAATTATTAAACAATCGGCATCAGCAAGAAATTCTTCGGTTTCGCAGCGCTTTTTTGCATACAAGCCGGGATTTCTTTTTGCAGCAGGGTTTTGTTGAAATGGATGCGGCTACTCTTGTGCCCGCCGCCGGTATGGAACCTCATATTGAACCATTCACAACACATTTAAAAAAACCTGAAGGTGAGTTAAAGCAGTTTTATCTTCACACCTCGCCGGAATTTGCCATGAAAAAAATGCTGGTGGCTGGTTTTGAAAAGATATTTTTTTTAGGCCATGTATTCCGCAATAATGAAAACACAGAAATTCATAGCCCGGAGTTTACTATGTTGGAATGGTACCGGGCTTATGAAGACTACACAACGCTGATGGATGATTGTAAAGAGTTGGTCTATTTTCTCAAGAATCGGTTAAAACCTGAATGGTCCCATTTGTGGCGCAGTGACGATTTACTTGCTAGGGACTGGCAAATCAGATCATTAACTACCATCATGATGTCAAAATGTGGTTTAGATTTAAGAAGGATCAAAGAGAAAGATCAGGAGGAGCTTTTAAAAAGTATTCGAAAAAATGGAATTTTTGATGGTGACAAAAGCTGGCCGATTGACGATTTATTTTTCCTATTATATATAAATCTTGTAGAACCTGAGTTGGGAAAAGATTTACCGATAATTATCAAAGATTATCCCTTGTGGATGGCTTCCATGGCCAAAAGGAAAGAGGACGATCCTGATTTTGTGGAGAGGTTTGAATTATACATCGACGGCATTGAACTTGCCAATGGCTTCACTGAATTGAATGATCCGGACGAACAGTTAGAAAGATTGCGGAAAGAACAAAAACAGAGGCAGGTAATGAAACGAAGTCAAGTTCCCATAGATTTAGATTTCATCGAGAGTTTGAAAGCTGGTATGCCACCGGCCGCTGGGATCGCTTTGGGGTTGGATCGTTTGATGATGGTTTGCTGTGGTTTAAACGAAATTAAAGAGCTGTTAACTTACTCTTTTTAA
- a CDS encoding carboxypeptidase-like regulatory domain-containing protein, producing the protein MNKTYVKIIGILVLALLIPGLMLAQTGKVRGIVTDKATGDPLPGANITIEGTTIGASADLNGVYVILAVPVGVFTVRANFIGYQAEAISNIRVSSNQTTTLDFGLNQSAIQVEALEIVAERPIIQRNTTNTIRLTTQEDIENLPIRGLQNIIALNSGTVQQDGILHIRGGRGGEIAYFIDGASATNPLFNSENLSVIQEAIEEIQMQAGGFTAEFGGANSGIVNTTVRSGGSSMKATIDYRTDDFAAGGDEFLGTTSQGYHNVVATLGGPLGSKLRYFVAGQYNYRRNRNLQFIEPFSFTDLVDDGLEGRTAGTPLPGPVTFERNFLPENEAKILSLNSTVMYNFSNSIKFRLTGSYRHQNQPSGISSIGSLSSIFRNRFFDNTWKRGLVSLRATHLLSPTTFYDVSASWSKRTFRQVDEQFGDDWQKYADRRVWQAAGNDVSEWLGVFQGPPDYSTILNFRFVPPNDFLNSYQKNDQTSIGGSFDFTTQATRNIELKAGGRFDAWSMRLFSVGNIAQWNTFMFGINGDITQTFASEDERKSLLGKGRTGSIDRYGWDLDGVNEINDGPAGPRKPFIGSAYVQTKFEYRDLIVNFGLRYEKYDLKLLMPNDVENPVKLEGLEWIDESQLIETDPYTYVLPRVNFAFPVTDRTVFYAQLGRYVQAPNLNDLYRGGIRNLSRDVLPETRSLYGFFGQYVGFTAEPERTDQFELGIRQALTQSFAFTLTTFYKDQENLLRRDRILTDGTGNLEADTPILVGWINNDFGTSKGLEMTLELRRTQRLAARINYTLSSTRGTGSDSRSTRVAVSDATISSYPTLIYALDHNQTHRGTVMLDYRFAKGDGGSLLEGLGVNTLLTFNSGHNYTLVAEPHNLGQANPWNVGTRATQDPRGRNPVEPINTSVTPWNFNIDLNVDKMLYFSNLNVRLYANVLNLLNTRNIINVYESTGTDDDDGWLKSSLATQYVALENYENFYRAINLDNRWSYIRASGVDLWSNPRVLRFGISLEFQ; encoded by the coding sequence ATGAACAAAACATATGTAAAAATAATTGGAATCCTGGTACTAGCCCTATTAATACCAGGATTAATGTTGGCGCAAACTGGTAAAGTGCGCGGCATTGTAACGGATAAGGCTACGGGTGATCCGCTTCCTGGCGCAAACATTACCATAGAAGGAACGACGATTGGCGCCTCTGCAGACTTAAACGGTGTATATGTTATTTTAGCCGTTCCTGTGGGTGTTTTTACTGTTCGGGCGAACTTCATCGGATATCAAGCGGAAGCCATCTCTAATATCCGTGTAAGTTCAAACCAAACAACCACATTGGATTTCGGATTGAATCAATCTGCAATTCAAGTGGAGGCGTTGGAAATTGTTGCCGAACGGCCCATCATACAAAGGAACACCACCAATACTATCCGTCTGACCACACAGGAAGATATTGAAAATCTACCGATTCGTGGCCTGCAAAATATCATTGCATTAAATTCCGGAACAGTACAGCAGGATGGTATTTTACACATTCGTGGCGGACGAGGGGGCGAAATCGCTTATTTTATTGATGGCGCATCTGCCACCAACCCACTGTTTAATTCAGAAAACCTATCTGTTATTCAGGAAGCCATCGAAGAAATTCAGATGCAGGCAGGTGGTTTTACGGCGGAATTTGGCGGCGCCAACTCAGGCATTGTAAATACAACCGTTCGTTCCGGTGGCAGCAGTATGAAAGCTACAATCGATTACCGGACGGATGATTTTGCCGCTGGCGGCGACGAATTCCTGGGAACAACCTCGCAAGGGTATCATAACGTTGTGGCCACACTCGGTGGTCCCTTAGGTTCAAAATTACGCTACTTTGTTGCGGGGCAGTATAATTATAGGAGAAATCGCAACCTTCAATTTATCGAACCATTCAGTTTTACTGATTTGGTTGATGATGGTCTCGAAGGCCGTACAGCTGGGACCCCATTGCCCGGTCCGGTTACGTTTGAAAGAAATTTCCTGCCGGAAAATGAGGCCAAAATTCTCTCTTTAAACAGTACGGTGATGTATAATTTTTCCAATTCCATAAAATTCAGGTTAACCGGAAGTTATCGACATCAAAATCAACCCAGTGGTATCAGCTCCATTGGATCTCTGAGCAGTATTTTCAGAAATCGTTTTTTTGACAATACCTGGAAGAGAGGACTTGTTAGTTTGCGGGCAACCCATCTCCTTAGTCCGACTACTTTTTATGATGTTTCCGCTAGCTGGTCAAAAAGAACTTTTAGACAAGTTGATGAGCAATTCGGTGACGATTGGCAGAAATATGCCGACAGGCGTGTCTGGCAAGCCGCGGGTAATGATGTTAGCGAATGGTTGGGCGTATTCCAGGGTCCGCCGGATTATAGTACCATACTTAATTTTAGGTTTGTGCCTCCCAATGATTTCCTCAATAGCTATCAAAAAAATGACCAGACCAGCATTGGCGGTTCTTTTGATTTTACCACGCAAGCGACAAGAAATATTGAGTTAAAAGCAGGCGGTCGTTTTGATGCCTGGAGTATGCGTTTATTCAGCGTTGGCAATATTGCACAATGGAACACGTTTATGTTTGGTATAAATGGAGATATTACCCAAACATTCGCCAGCGAAGACGAAAGAAAATCACTCTTAGGCAAGGGTAGAACCGGGTCAATCGATCGTTATGGCTGGGATCTCGATGGTGTGAATGAGATTAATGATGGCCCGGCGGGTCCGCGCAAGCCATTTATCGGTTCTGCATACGTTCAGACAAAATTTGAGTATCGCGATTTGATCGTCAATTTTGGCCTGCGTTATGAAAAATATGATCTCAAGCTCTTAATGCCCAATGATGTCGAAAATCCTGTTAAGCTTGAAGGTCTGGAATGGATTGATGAAAGTCAATTGATTGAAACGGATCCATATACCTATGTGCTGCCGCGAGTTAACTTCGCATTTCCGGTAACGGATCGTACCGTATTCTATGCCCAATTAGGCCGCTATGTACAGGCGCCGAACCTGAATGATCTTTATCGTGGTGGTATCCGTAACCTAAGTAGAGATGTGCTTCCGGAAACACGTTCATTGTATGGTTTCTTCGGCCAGTATGTCGGTTTTACCGCCGAGCCGGAAAGGACCGATCAGTTTGAATTGGGCATCCGGCAAGCATTAACCCAATCCTTTGCCTTCACGCTTACTACCTTTTATAAAGACCAGGAGAACCTGCTGCGAAGGGACCGGATTCTTACAGATGGAACCGGTAATCTTGAAGCAGATACCCCGATTCTAGTCGGTTGGATTAACAATGATTTCGGAACATCCAAGGGCTTGGAAATGACCCTGGAATTACGCCGCACCCAGAGATTGGCAGCCCGTATTAATTATACACTTTCCAGTACTCGTGGTACCGGCTCCGATTCAAGGTCCACAAGAGTTGCAGTCAGCGATGCAACCATTTCAAGCTATCCTACACTTATTTATGCCTTGGATCATAACCAGACCCATCGCGGAACGGTTATGTTGGATTACCGTTTTGCAAAGGGTGATGGCGGCAGTCTCCTCGAAGGACTTGGCGTTAATACGTTGTTAACCTTCAACAGCGGCCACAATTATACCCTGGTTGCCGAACCCCATAACTTGGGCCAGGCAAATCCATGGAATGTCGGTACTCGTGCCACACAAGACCCGAGAGGCCGAAATCCTGTCGAACCCATCAATACTTCTGTAACTCCATGGAATTTTAACATTGATCTGAATGTCGACAAGATGTTGTATTTCAGTAACCTGAACGTACGACTCTATGCAAATGTCCTAAATCTTTTAAATACCAGGAATATCATTAATGTATACGAGTCCACCGGTACCGATGATGACGACGGTTGGTTAAAGAGCTCACTGGCGACACAATACGTCGCACTTGAGAATTACGAAAATTTCTATCGTGCCATCAACCTGGATAATCGTTGGTCCTATATCAGGGCTTCCGGTGTTGATCTTTGGAGCAATCCCAGGGTTCTTCGTTTTGGTATCTCTTTGGAATTTCAATGA